GGTGGACAACAACAAAGAGTGGCTTTGGCAAGAGCCTTAGTCCGACAGCCAGATATTTTGCTTTTAGATGAACCTTTATCAGCAATTGACACTGAAATGCGTTTGAAATTGCAGGATTACCTTTTGGAAGTACATCGAAAATACAAATTAACCACGATTTTAGTTAGTCACGATATTTCCGAAATTTACAAACTTTCCGACAAAGTAATAGTTATTGAGAATGGAGAAATCACAAAGCAAGGAACACCTTCCGAAGTATTTTCAAGTCACTCCAATAGTGGGAAATTTCAATTTATTGGAGAGATTTTAAAAATCGAAAAAGAAAATTTCATCAACATTGTTTCGGTTTTAATTGGTACTAACATTGTAAAAGTAATTGCAATGGAAGAAGAAATTGAAACACTTTATATAGGTGCAAAAATTATTGTTTCTTCGAAAGCCTTTAATCCGATTTTGACAAAAATGAGTTAATTTCAATCAAAAAATCATCTTTATACACTAAAGTTATAACTTTGACCATCTTTAACTTCAAATTAAAGAATATGTTTATTATTTTTACTGCATAATTACAACAAACTATGGCTTCATCCTTTGATAGATTTCAAAAACGCAGGTTACTTTCCTCTTATTTCTCAGTAGTCTTGAGTATATTCTTAGTATTATTTCTTTTAGGAATATTGGGTTTTTTCATTATAAATTCCAGAAAATTGGCTAATGATTTCAAAGAAGAAATTGCTATGACGGTATTTTTTAAGAACGAAGCCAATGACACTATATTGAAAGCTTTTGGAACTGAACTAAAAACAGCTCGTTTTGCAAAATCATTTGTATATGTTTCAAAAGAAGTAGCAGCCAAAGAACATTCAGATATTATTGGTGAAGATTTTGTGACCTTCTTAGGAGAAAATCCTTTGCAAAATTCTTTTGACATTCACTTAAAAGCTGATTTTGTTGTTCGAGACAGTATCGCTAAAATTGAATCTCGTTTGCGAAAAAA
The Flavobacterium sp. 5 DNA segment above includes these coding regions:
- a CDS encoding sulfate/molybdate ABC transporter ATP-binding protein, which gives rise to MIEFKISKKLQSASGEMILKLDFQVEENEFVTLYGASGSGKTTTLQILSGLTNADEGFIKVNNQVWLNSDSKINLPPQKRKIGYVFQDYALFPNMSVRENLVFALEKEQDKTIVDELLQTMELVSLQHQKPHQLSGGQQQRVALARALVRQPDILLLDEPLSAIDTEMRLKLQDYLLEVHRKYKLTTILVSHDISEIYKLSDKVIVIENGEITKQGTPSEVFSSHSNSGKFQFIGEILKIEKENFINIVSVLIGTNIVKVIAMEEEIETLYIGAKIIVSSKAFNPILTKMS